One window of Anaerolineales bacterium genomic DNA carries:
- a CDS encoding ABC transporter substrate-binding protein gives MLRKTLILTLLIGLLAACSPQAAPMVDSAQTEIPADEAASAISPEHNLTDSCVIEGEFDASVDYFPEKATLTHTNGFSVEYFNNYKVVTVKTPYPGAAESIQYVLVQCGTPAPEGFLDEQIINIPVQTVVIMSTSYLPFLDELGLLDRLVGLDDATYVSNPAVLKMAEEGKLAMIGYGSGVNVEQALELSPELILTYGSGAPDYDAHPVLIEAGLKTVVNAEWLETTPLGRTEWGKFIAVFFNKEADAQTLFAKTVERYSEYAAVVASATERPTVFTASDYQGIWSMPGGNSFAAAFFKDAGADYLWADDTSTGSLPLAFEAVFEKAQGAEYWVNVGYFFTLDDLLAADARYADFNAYQSGNIWNNDARISPNGGNDYYESAVAHPELVLADLIKIFHPELLPDHELVYYRQLK, from the coding sequence ATGTTACGCAAGACCCTTATCTTGACTTTATTGATTGGCCTGCTTGCTGCCTGCTCGCCTCAGGCTGCTCCGATGGTTGATTCTGCTCAGACAGAAATCCCCGCCGACGAAGCCGCATCTGCCATTTCTCCCGAGCATAACCTTACAGACAGTTGTGTCATTGAAGGCGAATTCGATGCTTCGGTTGATTATTTCCCCGAAAAAGCCACACTGACTCACACCAACGGATTCAGCGTCGAATACTTCAACAACTACAAAGTGGTAACGGTCAAGACGCCCTACCCCGGCGCGGCTGAATCCATCCAGTATGTGCTCGTACAATGCGGCACACCTGCGCCTGAGGGCTTTCTCGACGAACAGATCATCAATATCCCTGTGCAGACCGTTGTGATCATGTCCACCTCTTATCTGCCTTTCCTCGATGAACTTGGCCTGTTGGATCGTCTCGTTGGCTTGGATGATGCCACCTATGTCAGCAATCCCGCCGTTTTGAAAATGGCGGAAGAGGGCAAGCTGGCCATGATCGGTTACGGCTCGGGCGTGAATGTGGAACAGGCGCTCGAACTCAGCCCGGAACTGATTCTCACCTACGGCTCTGGTGCCCCCGATTACGACGCGCATCCTGTGTTGATCGAGGCGGGTTTGAAGACAGTGGTCAACGCCGAATGGTTGGAGACGACTCCGCTTGGTCGCACAGAGTGGGGAAAGTTCATCGCAGTCTTCTTCAACAAGGAAGCCGACGCCCAGACACTTTTTGCAAAGACAGTTGAACGATACTCCGAATATGCCGCGGTTGTTGCGAGCGCGACAGAGAGACCAACAGTGTTTACCGCTTCCGACTATCAGGGAATCTGGTCGATGCCGGGCGGCAACAGTTTTGCCGCCGCATTCTTCAAAGATGCCGGCGCAGACTATCTCTGGGCGGACGACACCTCCACAGGCAGTCTGCCGCTTGCCTTCGAAGCCGTGTTCGAGAAAGCCCAGGGCGCGGAATACTGGGTGAATGTCGGCTACTTCTTCACCCTCGATGACCTGCTCGCCGCCGACGCGCGCTACGCCGACTTTAACGCCTATCAGAGCGGCAATATCTGGAACAACGACGCCAGGATCTCTCCAAACGGCGGCAACGATTACTACGAAAGCGCTGTCGCACATCCAGAATTGGTGCTGGCGGACCTCATCAAAATCTTCCACCCCGAGTTGCTCCCCGATCACGAACTGGTCTATTACCGTCAATTGAAATAG
- a CDS encoding iron ABC transporter permease yields MNSSSSFPRLGLRTWIVALLIVILVAAFILSLTLGSVRIPPEQVLRILTGGEPDKTSWTDVIFKFRLPKAVTAMLVGAALSVAGLQMQTLFRNPLADPFILGVSSGASLGVALVVLGTGAGGASAFITGLSIFGDLSLAVAASLGAGTVLGAVLIVSRRVQNTLTLLILGLMFGYLTNAIVSLLIYFSQPERVQAFSLWAAGSFGGVTWNQMSVFLPVIALGLFIGYVMIKPLNALLLGDEYARSLGLNVRRARFWIILSASLLAGVSTAFCGPVWFVGVAVPHVARSLLNTADHRALLPASMLMGASFALVADVIAQSPGSQYVLPLNVVMSLFGVPIILWVILRQKQLRQSFAS; encoded by the coding sequence ATGAATTCTTCTTCATCCTTCCCCAGACTCGGACTACGCACCTGGATCGTTGCCTTGCTGATCGTGATCCTTGTCGCGGCGTTCATCCTCAGCCTCACGCTGGGATCGGTTCGCATCCCGCCGGAGCAGGTTCTGCGAATCCTGACCGGAGGCGAACCCGACAAAACCTCCTGGACGGATGTTATTTTCAAATTCCGTCTGCCCAAGGCAGTGACGGCAATGCTAGTCGGCGCGGCGTTGTCAGTGGCTGGCTTACAAATGCAGACTCTTTTCCGTAATCCACTGGCAGACCCGTTCATTTTGGGAGTCAGTTCAGGCGCGAGTTTGGGCGTGGCACTGGTGGTTCTTGGAACGGGCGCAGGCGGAGCGTCCGCTTTCATCACCGGCTTGAGCATATTCGGAGACTTAAGCCTGGCGGTTGCCGCCAGCCTGGGAGCAGGAACAGTTCTCGGCGCGGTGCTGATCGTTTCCCGTCGGGTACAGAACACGCTTACGCTGCTCATCCTCGGTTTGATGTTCGGCTATCTGACCAATGCCATCGTCAGCCTCTTGATCTATTTCAGCCAGCCGGAACGTGTGCAGGCATTCAGCCTGTGGGCCGCGGGCAGTTTCGGCGGGGTGACGTGGAACCAGATGAGCGTCTTTCTCCCTGTGATCGCGCTTGGTTTATTCATCGGTTATGTAATGATAAAACCGTTGAATGCTTTGCTGCTGGGCGATGAATACGCTCGTTCTCTGGGTTTGAACGTGCGCCGCGCCCGCTTCTGGATCATCCTGAGCGCTTCTTTGCTTGCGGGCGTTTCCACCGCCTTTTGCGGACCAGTCTGGTTCGTGGGTGTGGCAGTTCCGCATGTGGCGCGTTCCCTGCTCAACACTGCCGACCATCGCGCCCTGTTACCCGCTTCCATGTTGATGGGCGCATCCTTTGCCCTGGTTGCCGATGTCATCGCTCAATCGCCGGGCAGTCAATATGTGTTGCCGCTCAATGTGGTCATGTCGCTATTTGGCGTGCCGATTATCCTCTGGGTCATCTTGCGTCAAAAACAACTCCGCCAATCCTTTGCCTCCTGA
- a CDS encoding ABC transporter ATP-binding protein yields MLSSSSLTIGYHQPIASGLDLQLRPAEMVCLIGPNGAGKSTLLRTLAGMQSPLSGVIKLGEADLHSLPALDLAKQLAVVLTGRVEAGNLSAYALVTLGRHPYTDWRGRLTPHDEEAVRHAMHLTGSDVLASRPIHELSDGERQRVMIARALAQEPSVLLLDEPTAFLDLPRRVELLQLLKRLSRETNCAILLSTHDLDLALRIADRLWLLSSHGELHIGLPEELALNGSLASIFHSEGIEFDHASGAFKVHQPVCGPISLHGEKDGVATAWTWRALERIGYEVHNNGARHPVHVAVLDANHWHLTTPKGQSEHITLQSLIEALSPEQHEN; encoded by the coding sequence ATGCTCTCTTCCTCTTCCCTCACCATCGGCTATCACCAACCTATCGCATCCGGGTTGGACCTGCAACTGCGCCCCGCAGAAATGGTTTGCCTCATCGGCCCGAACGGCGCGGGCAAGTCCACGCTGCTGCGGACACTCGCTGGAATGCAATCCCCTTTGAGCGGCGTGATCAAACTCGGCGAAGCGGATTTGCACAGCCTGCCCGCGCTCGACCTTGCGAAACAACTCGCCGTCGTGTTGACGGGGCGCGTCGAAGCAGGCAATCTCTCGGCGTATGCGTTGGTGACTCTCGGACGCCACCCCTACACCGATTGGCGCGGACGTCTGACACCACACGATGAAGAAGCGGTTCGACATGCCATGCATCTGACAGGTTCTGACGTACTCGCCTCCCGACCGATCCATGAATTGAGCGATGGTGAACGTCAACGTGTGATGATCGCCCGCGCTCTGGCACAGGAACCCAGCGTACTTTTGCTCGATGAACCTACTGCTTTTCTCGATCTTCCGCGTCGTGTGGAGCTTTTACAATTGCTTAAACGCCTCTCGCGCGAAACAAACTGCGCCATCCTGCTCTCCACGCATGACCTCGACCTCGCCCTGCGCATCGCCGACCGACTCTGGCTGCTTTCCTCGCATGGCGAATTGCACATCGGCCTGCCCGAAGAACTCGCGCTCAACGGCTCGCTCGCGAGCATCTTTCACAGTGAAGGCATCGAGTTCGACCACGCCAGCGGCGCGTTCAAAGTCCACCAACCCGTTTGCGGTCCCATCAGCCTGCACGGTGAAAAGGACGGTGTCGCTACGGCTTGGACATGGCGCGCCCTCGAACGCATCGGTTACGAAGTTCACAACAATGGCGCGCGCCATCCCGTCCATGTAGCTGTGTTGGATGCGAATCATTGGCATCTCACCACGCCCAAAGGACAGAGTGAACACATCACCCTTCAGAGTCTGATCGAAGCTCTTTCACCCGAACAACATGAAAACTAA
- a CDS encoding adenine nucleotide alpha hydrolase, producing the protein MKTKVLLSWSSGKDCAWTLHTLRQQPDIEIVGLLTTFNETNNRVAMHGVRMELVEKQAEAAGIPLWPVPLPFPCSNEEYEARMRVVIERARNEGVTQVAFGDLFLEDIRAYRENMMAGTGIQPVFPIWCTRDETKALAQEMLKNKLRAVLTTVDPKRLDLSFSGRMYSAGLLGDLPEGVDPCGENGEFHTFCFDAPIFVHPIPVQVGETITRDGYVYSDLLHAEKGI; encoded by the coding sequence ATGAAAACTAAAGTCTTGTTATCCTGGTCTTCAGGCAAAGACTGCGCCTGGACTTTACACACCTTGCGGCAGCAACCCGATATTGAAATTGTGGGCTTGCTCACCACCTTCAACGAAACGAACAACCGTGTTGCCATGCACGGCGTGCGCATGGAACTGGTTGAAAAACAGGCGGAAGCGGCGGGTATTCCGCTTTGGCCTGTACCATTACCCTTTCCCTGTTCCAATGAAGAATACGAGGCGCGAATGCGGGTTGTCATCGAACGCGCCCGCAATGAGGGTGTGACACAGGTTGCATTCGGCGACCTGTTTCTCGAAGACATCCGCGCCTACCGCGAAAACATGATGGCAGGCACAGGCATTCAACCCGTCTTCCCCATCTGGTGCACGCGCGATGAAACGAAAGCGCTCGCGCAGGAAATGCTCAAAAACAAGCTGCGTGCTGTACTAACAACCGTGGACCCCAAACGGCTCGACCTCTCTTTTTCAGGGCGAATGTATTCCGCCGGTTTGCTCGGAGACCTGCCCGAAGGTGTTGACCCGTGCGGTGAGAACGGCGAGTTTCACACCTTCTGCTTCGATGCTCCGATCTTTGTCCATCCGATCCCGGTTCAGGTGGGTGAGACGATCACGCGCGATGGCTATGTTTATTCTGATTTGCTCCACGCTGAAAAAGGGATTTGA
- the cobO gene encoding cob(I)yrinic acid a,c-diamide adenosyltransferase → MASKKKGLLIVNTGDGKGKSTAAFGTVLRAWGRGFRICVIQFIKAETGQWGEIKAAKKLGIEWLTTGDGFTWTSKDMDETIARARYGWEIAKEKITSENYDLVVLDEFTYTLAYNWLDTADVLEWLRLNRPSNLHLIITGRSAPETLIRQADLVTEMALIKHPYEQGIQAQAGIEF, encoded by the coding sequence ATGGCGTCAAAGAAAAAAGGATTGCTTATCGTCAACACTGGCGACGGCAAGGGAAAATCCACTGCCGCATTTGGAACCGTGCTGCGTGCCTGGGGGCGCGGATTTCGGATCTGCGTCATTCAGTTCATCAAAGCGGAGACCGGTCAATGGGGTGAGATCAAAGCCGCGAAGAAACTCGGCATCGAATGGCTCACCACCGGCGACGGCTTTACCTGGACATCCAAAGACATGGATGAGACCATTGCCCGCGCCCGTTATGGCTGGGAGATAGCCAAGGAAAAAATTACCAGCGAAAATTATGACCTGGTTGTGTTGGATGAATTCACCTACACCCTTGCGTACAACTGGCTCGATACCGCCGACGTGCTGGAATGGCTTCGCCTCAACCGTCCATCTAACCTGCATCTGATCATAACGGGGAGATCTGCGCCTGAAACTTTGATTCGCCAGGCCGATCTTGTGACCGAGATGGCTCTCATCAAACACCCGTATGAGCAGGGAATTCAAGCGCAGGCTGGGATCGAGTTTTGA
- the cobT gene encoding nicotinate-nucleotide--dimethylbenzimidazole phosphoribosyltransferase, which yields MMFEEIVGQIQPLDQAAMDAARERQNQLTKPTGSLGRLEELSIQLAGIRRKPLPSIKEKAVIVMAGDHGVVVEGVSAYPQEVTPQMVLNFLNGGAAINVLARHAGARVVVVDVGVANDIPSANANLIRRRVGSGTMNLAQGPAMRREQAEESIQSGIEVALTEISKGADILGTGDMGIGNTTPSAAIACALLKVTAKEIAGRGTGVGDEGLKRKIAVIEKSLKVNRPDTNDGIDVLAKVGGFEIGGLAGVMIGAASRNTPVMVDGYISTAAALIAVSLAPECRQYLISAHCSQEKGHGLMLQWLGLKPLLELDMRLGEGTGAVLGISMAEAACKLLSEMATFGEAGVRNKE from the coding sequence ATGATGTTTGAAGAAATTGTGGGTCAAATCCAACCGCTCGATCAAGCGGCAATGGACGCGGCTCGTGAGCGACAGAACCAACTCACCAAGCCGACTGGCAGTCTGGGGCGGCTGGAGGAACTGTCCATTCAACTGGCAGGGATTCGACGCAAGCCATTGCCTTCCATCAAAGAAAAAGCCGTCATCGTGATGGCGGGCGATCATGGCGTGGTTGTTGAAGGCGTGAGCGCATATCCGCAGGAAGTCACGCCGCAAATGGTATTGAACTTCCTCAACGGCGGCGCGGCGATCAATGTGCTGGCTCGTCATGCCGGGGCGCGAGTCGTTGTGGTGGATGTGGGCGTGGCAAATGACATCCCATCGGCAAATGCGAATTTGATTCGGCGGAGGGTCGGCTCGGGGACGATGAACCTGGCTCAAGGTCCAGCCATGCGGCGTGAACAGGCGGAAGAATCCATTCAAAGTGGAATCGAAGTCGCGTTGACCGAAATATCCAAAGGCGCGGATATCCTCGGCACGGGCGATATGGGCATCGGAAACACCACACCATCGGCGGCGATCGCCTGCGCGTTGTTGAAAGTAACGGCTAAAGAGATAGCAGGGCGCGGCACAGGCGTGGGCGATGAAGGGCTGAAGCGAAAGATCGCTGTGATCGAAAAAAGTTTAAAGGTCAATCGACCTGATACGAATGACGGGATCGATGTGCTTGCAAAAGTGGGCGGTTTCGAAATCGGCGGGCTGGCGGGTGTGATGATTGGCGCGGCGTCGAGGAATACGCCTGTGATGGTGGATGGATATATTTCGACGGCGGCGGCGTTGATCGCGGTTTCACTTGCCCCTGAGTGCAGGCAGTATCTTATCTCCGCGCATTGTTCGCAGGAAAAAGGTCACGGGTTGATGTTGCAATGGCTGGGACTGAAGCCCCTGCTCGAACTCGATATGCGTCTTGGCGAAGGCACAGGTGCGGTGCTTGGAATTTCAATGGCGGAGGCTGCATGCAAACTATTGAGTGAGATGGCAACTTTTGGTGAAGCAGGTGTCAGGAACAAGGAATAA
- the cobS gene encoding adenosylcobinamide-GDP ribazoletransferase — protein MIPILAAFQFLTIFPTVVKRMFTAQEMGRAVGWFPLVGVVLGFSLYGINQLASLIFPPMVSAALTLIAWIAFTRFFHLDGFMDSLDGLFGGWTPERRLEIMKDSRMGAFGTIGGILVLLTKFAALSSTSALFPSIMLATTLGRWASPLVIHFFPYAREDGLGIEMKRNVTLREIIIATLIAGVTSWVILGWLGFVFMLGAAFIAFLTAAYTMRLIPGLTGDIYGAVTTVVEMLILVAFTANLT, from the coding sequence ATGATCCCCATCCTCGCCGCCTTCCAATTCCTCACCATTTTTCCCACCGTCGTCAAGCGCATGTTCACCGCGCAAGAAATGGGACGCGCCGTGGGTTGGTTTCCGCTTGTGGGTGTTGTGCTTGGTTTTTCGCTTTATGGCATCAACCAACTTGCCAGCCTCATATTCCCGCCGATGGTTTCTGCTGCGCTGACTCTCATCGCATGGATCGCCTTCACCCGCTTCTTTCACCTGGACGGTTTCATGGACTCGCTCGACGGTTTGTTCGGCGGCTGGACTCCCGAACGCAGACTCGAGATCATGAAGGATTCGCGCATGGGCGCGTTTGGGACGATTGGCGGCATCCTTGTTTTGTTGACGAAGTTCGCGGCTCTTTCTTCGACCTCTGCCCTGTTCCCCTCCATCATGCTTGCCACCACGCTGGGACGTTGGGCGTCTCCGCTGGTCATCCACTTTTTTCCATATGCGCGTGAAGATGGTCTGGGAATCGAAATGAAACGCAATGTGACCCTGCGCGAGATCATAATCGCCACATTGATCGCAGGTGTTACTTCATGGGTTATCCTTGGCTGGCTGGGATTTGTCTTCATGCTGGGCGCTGCATTCATCGCCTTCCTCACCGCCGCCTATACTATGCGCCTCATCCCCGGATTAACCGGCGACATCTATGGAGCAGTCACTACGGTAGTGGAAATGCTAATCCTCGTCGCCTTCACCGCAAACCTCACCTGA
- the cobC gene encoding alpha-ribazole phosphatase, which produces MKLYLTRHGETDNNLNHRYQGQTDVPMNKTGIRQAGLLAERLASEKIGVIIASDLSRTIETAKAVCAKQENPPVIQTDPRWRELSFGVWEGHNQEEIKSQWREEAKAWYADIVHSSAPGGESLAQLSKRVGEALEDLKSTYKDETVLLVTHSGVIQTLMCLVLGVDLKRYWQFRVLQASLTVIRFHEAGGAIELFNDCSHLTEVTE; this is translated from the coding sequence TTGAAACTCTATCTCACCCGCCACGGCGAAACCGACAACAACCTTAACCACCGTTATCAAGGTCAAACGGACGTGCCGATGAATAAAACCGGCATCCGTCAGGCAGGATTGCTTGCGGAGCGGCTTGCATCCGAAAAGATCGGCGTCATCATTGCGAGCGACCTATCCCGCACCATCGAGACTGCAAAAGCGGTTTGCGCCAAGCAGGAGAATCCGCCCGTTATTCAAACGGATCCGCGCTGGCGGGAACTTTCCTTCGGCGTATGGGAGGGGCATAACCAGGAGGAGATCAAATCCCAATGGCGGGAGGAGGCAAAGGCTTGGTATGCGGATATCGTCCATTCGTCCGCGCCGGGAGGCGAGAGCCTCGCTCAACTTTCCAAACGAGTGGGAGAAGCTTTGGAAGATCTGAAATCCACTTACAAGGATGAAACCGTTCTGCTTGTGACTCACAGCGGCGTGATTCAAACATTGATGTGCCTTGTCCTCGGTGTAGACTTGAAGCGTTACTGGCAATTCCGCGTTCTGCAAGCCTCTTTGACGGTCATCCGCTTTCATGAGGCGGGCGGCGCCATCGAACTGTTCAACGATTGTTCCCATCTTACGGAAGTGACAGAATGA
- the cobU gene encoding bifunctional adenosylcobinamide kinase/adenosylcobinamide-phosphate guanylyltransferase codes for MSRITLILGGARSGKSSKALRLAEELRKSVTFIATAQATDDEMSARIQKHKVERSAGWETLELPLDITPNVLQIKSEVVVLDCITLWVTNLMMHYVADDLVDESPFMQTAQAETESLMAAIRKTEQEWLIVSNEVGFGLVPPYQMGRVFRDTLGWVNQRLAQEADAVILMVAGIPMMVKG; via the coding sequence ATGAGCCGCATCACCCTCATCCTCGGCGGGGCGCGCAGCGGAAAGTCTTCCAAGGCCTTGAGACTTGCCGAAGAGCTGCGCAAGTCGGTTACGTTCATCGCCACTGCGCAAGCCACCGATGACGAGATGTCCGCGCGGATTCAGAAGCATAAAGTCGAACGGTCGGCGGGCTGGGAAACGCTTGAACTTCCACTCGACATCACGCCGAACGTTTTGCAGATAAAATCGGAAGTGGTTGTTCTCGATTGCATCACGCTGTGGGTGACGAACCTGATGATGCACTACGTCGCAGACGATCTAGTGGACGAGTCTCCATTCATGCAGACGGCGCAGGCAGAAACCGAGTCTTTAATGGCGGCAATTCGCAAGACGGAACAGGAATGGTTGATCGTTTCCAATGAGGTTGGTTTTGGGCTTGTCCCGCCGTATCAGATGGGACGGGTCTTCCGCGATACGTTGGGCTGGGTCAACCAACGGCTCGCGCAGGAAGCGGATGCGGTCATCTTGATGGTGGCAGGTATTCCAATGATGGTCAAAGGATAA
- a CDS encoding GNAT family N-acetyltransferase, which yields MEILIREMNAGESPQTKSFSRKSRVNSRLKLDFENEKLVYVIVPVDEPYERDYAAEDVGYGFGDDNTAIFIAEIDGKPAGRIKMMKWWNRFGYVEDLVVDPEYRGLGVGRILLERGIKWSRENHYPGVMLETQDNNVPACKLYASCGFVLGGFDRNVYKAINPNTKETALYWYLIF from the coding sequence ATGGAAATATTGATCCGGGAAATGAACGCGGGAGAATCGCCCCAGACCAAATCGTTCTCGCGGAAATCCAGGGTGAATTCGCGTTTGAAGTTGGACTTCGAAAATGAAAAACTGGTTTATGTCATTGTCCCTGTGGATGAACCCTACGAACGCGACTATGCCGCTGAGGATGTCGGGTATGGTTTTGGCGATGACAATACCGCGATCTTTATTGCAGAGATCGATGGAAAACCCGCCGGGCGAATCAAGATGATGAAATGGTGGAATCGATTCGGATATGTTGAAGACCTGGTTGTGGATCCTGAATATCGCGGTTTGGGTGTCGGGCGGATATTGTTGGAACGCGGCATTAAGTGGTCACGTGAAAACCATTATCCTGGCGTGATGCTCGAAACGCAGGATAACAACGTCCCGGCATGCAAATTGTATGCCTCCTGCGGATTTGTGTTGGGCGGTTTCGACCGCAATGTTTACAAAGCCATCAACCCGAACACAAAAGAAACTGCTTTGTATTGGTATTTGATCTTCTGA
- a CDS encoding AAA family ATPase, whose translation MTQHRITDDLEALLEVLPTNIRHAVEKANNSEKLLEIVIDLGRIPTARFVDGEIALLNTEISRAEIDHITERIGAFDADNRAGMERTLHRISAIRNRLGVIVGLTCRVGRAVYGTVDIIQDLIESGKSVLILGRPGVGKTTLLREAARILAETKRVVIVDTSNEIGGDGDVPHPAVGRARRMQVREPMLQHEVMIEAVENHNPEVIVIDEIGRELEALAARTIAERGVQLIGTAHGQTLDNLLLNPTLSDLVGGIEAVTLSDEEARRRGTQKTVLERRAPPTFDLLIEIQTRDRFTIHQDIMTSVDALLRDTPIPPEIRTRDELGEIKIEKAAPAPKSRGEAPTKTPLRTRRQPFDRTQGKTASQPVEHPLAPAQAPNVGAKLQTIRIFAYGVARNRLQQAAKRLGVPAVVVTDAAEADVLVTLRTYYRNREHTIMDAEARGMPIYVLRANSVSQTEQFISDLYNLTEHVQRDNMEDIRDQAKQAISAVLNGERFVDLPPGPSLVRRLQHEMARDAELVSHSYGKEPRRHVRIFRE comes from the coding sequence ATGACACAACACAGAATTACAGACGACCTCGAAGCCCTATTGGAAGTCCTCCCAACGAATATCCGTCACGCCGTTGAGAAGGCGAACAACAGCGAGAAATTGCTGGAGATCGTCATCGACCTCGGTCGCATTCCCACCGCCCGTTTTGTGGACGGCGAAATTGCTCTTCTCAACACGGAGATCAGCCGCGCCGAGATCGACCACATCACCGAGCGCATCGGGGCGTTCGACGCCGACAACCGCGCAGGGATGGAACGCACGCTCCACCGAATCTCGGCCATTCGCAACCGGTTGGGAGTCATTGTCGGTTTAACCTGCCGTGTCGGTCGCGCCGTGTACGGCACGGTGGACATTATTCAAGACCTGATCGAATCAGGCAAGTCGGTATTGATTCTCGGCCGCCCCGGCGTGGGGAAGACGACCCTCCTTCGCGAAGCCGCCCGAATCCTTGCTGAAACCAAGCGCGTTGTCATTGTGGATACATCCAACGAGATCGGCGGCGATGGCGATGTGCCGCATCCTGCCGTGGGCAGGGCGCGCCGCATGCAGGTACGCGAGCCGATGCTTCAGCACGAGGTGATGATCGAAGCCGTGGAAAATCACAACCCCGAAGTCATCGTCATCGATGAGATCGGGCGCGAACTCGAAGCGCTTGCCGCGCGCACCATCGCAGAACGCGGTGTGCAACTGATCGGCACGGCGCATGGACAGACGCTTGATAACCTTCTGCTTAACCCCACGCTCAGCGACCTTGTCGGCGGTATCGAAGCTGTGACTCTTTCGGACGAAGAAGCCCGCCGTCGCGGCACACAAAAGACCGTGCTCGAACGCCGCGCGCCTCCCACCTTCGACCTGCTCATCGAGATCCAAACCCGCGACCGCTTCACTATTCATCAAGATATCATGACATCGGTGGATGCGTTATTGCGCGATACGCCCATCCCGCCGGAGATTCGCACGCGCGATGAATTGGGTGAGATAAAGATCGAGAAAGCCGCACCCGCTCCAAAGTCCAGAGGTGAGGCGCCGACGAAGACCCCGCTTCGGACTCGCAGGCAGCCCTTCGATCGAACTCAGGGCAAGACTGCTTCTCAACCCGTCGAACATCCCCTTGCGCCCGCACAGGCACCGAACGTTGGCGCAAAGTTGCAGACCATCCGCATCTTCGCGTATGGCGTGGCGCGCAATCGACTCCAACAAGCCGCGAAGCGACTCGGTGTGCCTGCGGTGGTTGTGACCGATGCTGCCGAAGCCGATGTGCTGGTGACGCTGCGGACTTACTACCGCAACCGCGAGCACACCATCATGGATGCCGAAGCACGCGGCATGCCGATCTATGTACTGCGCGCGAATTCGGTTTCGCAGACCGAGCAGTTCATCAGCGATTTGTATAACCTGACCGAACATGTGCAGCGCGACAACATGGAAGACATCCGCGATCAGGCAAAGCAAGCCATCAGCGCGGTCTTGAACGGCGAGCGCTTCGTTGACCTGCCGCCGGGACCTTCGCTTGTGCGCCGCTTGCAACACGAAATGGCGCGTGACGCCGAGTTGGTTTCTCATTCATACGGCAAGGAACCGAGAAGGCATGTGAGGATTTTTAGGGAATAG
- a CDS encoding dTMP kinase yields the protein MFITLEGPEGSGKTSHIPHLVEFLREKGYVVFPTREPGGTSISEQIRDVLHDLKNAEMHPRTETLLYQAARAQIVEQVIKPRLADGEVVISDRYYDSTIAYQGYGHQQNLDDIRALVKYATGGLTPDLTVLLDLDVEVGLKRKTQNAMEWNRLDAYTVEFHKRVRAGYLEMVKSEPKRWVVVDAGQAWESVQAELRKVILGKLGK from the coding sequence ATGTTCATCACCCTTGAAGGACCCGAAGGCTCGGGCAAAACTTCCCATATTCCCCATCTCGTGGAATTTCTGCGCGAAAAGGGTTATGTTGTCTTCCCCACCCGCGAACCCGGCGGGACGTCCATAAGCGAACAGATCCGCGACGTGTTGCACGATTTGAAGAACGCGGAGATGCACCCGCGCACCGAGACCCTGCTCTATCAAGCCGCTCGCGCCCAGATCGTGGAGCAGGTTATCAAGCCGCGCCTCGCCGATGGGGAGGTTGTCATTTCAGATCGTTATTACGATTCCACGATCGCCTATCAAGGCTACGGTCACCAGCAAAATTTGGATGACATCCGCGCATTGGTCAAATATGCGACTGGCGGTTTGACCCCGGATCTGACGGTCTTACTCGATTTGGATGTGGAAGTGGGACTGAAACGCAAAACACAAAACGCGATGGAGTGGAATCGGCTCGACGCGTACACGGTGGAATTTCATAAGCGTGTCCGCGCAGGTTATTTGGAGATGGTCAAGTCCGAACCGAAGCGTTGGGTGGTGGTGGACGCGGGGCAGGCATGGGAGTCCGTACAGGCGGAGTTGCGAAAAGTGATTTTGGGGAAATTGGGGAAATGA